In Amphiura filiformis chromosome 1, Afil_fr2py, whole genome shotgun sequence, the following are encoded in one genomic region:
- the LOC140137450 gene encoding uncharacterized protein codes for MATFSFTLPVVFCFVFYCQVQSVTACPVDHQPYYPPPYDCMDCSHHVGSPIEDCIDSTTGITSALAYAPQIITPTAYTTVLVNPGPTGANNCFCIKTITVSFEQVCMCNFRSYLSSSCTRCQTNHNQNQWVLHINEGDVLQIFIKKPDQIL; via the exons ATGGCGACTTTCTCGTTCACTCTGCCTGTTGTTTTCTGCTTTGTATTTTACTGTCAAGTTCAAA GTGTAACAGCATGTCCAGTCGACCACCAACCATATTATCCACCACCATATGACTGCATGGATTGTTCCCATCATGTAGGCAGTCCAATAGAGGATTGCATCGATTCTACGACAGGAATAACATCAGCATTGGCATACGCGCCACAGATTATTACACCTACTGCTTATACGACTGTATTAGTGAATCCAGGGCCGACTGGTGCAAACAATTGCTTCTGCATTAAAACTATCACAG TGAGCTTTGAACAAGTGTGCATGTGCAACTTTCGGTCGTACTTGTCATCGTCTTGTACAAGATGTCAAACCAATCATAACCAAAATCAGTGGGTTCTTCATATCAATGAAGGAGACGTTCtccaaattttcattaaaaaaccgGACCAGATCCTGTAA